In Oryza brachyantha chromosome 1, ObraRS2, whole genome shotgun sequence, the following are encoded in one genomic region:
- the LOC102705576 gene encoding two pore calcium channel protein 1 yields the protein MREAEAPLIAEAAGQHRSRGSGSSAGTGSHTSGGGGGRASRQYNRRSDALAYGDRYQKAAALVDLAEDGVGIPEDVLNDTRFERAMRFYFVYLRLDWLWSLNLFALILLNFLEKPLWCRGYAQHACDQRDLYFLGELPYLNKTESLIYEGLTLVILVMDIFYPLSYEGLNIFWKNTINKLKVLLLFILACDILLFAFSPQPFRVAPYIRVLFLIMTIRELRMCAVTLVGMVGTYLNVLALSLLFLVFASWLAYVTFEDTLQGKTLFSSYGATLYQMFVLFTTSNNPDVWVPAYKSSRWYSLFFVVYVLLGVYFLTNLILAVIYDSFKEQLAKQVSQADFIRKSILEKAFGLIDVNGQGYLNKEQCLSLLDELNKYRSLPKTSREDFELIFAELDQSGDFKVTSEEFATLCNTIAIKFQKEPPPSCLEKYPSFYHSELCERLKSFVRSRLFEYIVVFVLLMNLVAVIIETTLDIQNSSSQKAWQEVEFVFGWIYVIEMALKIFSLGFGAYWMEGQNKFDFVITWTIFIGEALTFGFPSKLSFLSNGEWIRYLLLGRMLRLTRILLQVQRFRAFVATFFTLMSSLMPYLGIVFCTLCIYCSLGLQIFGGIVYAGNPTLEGTALFDNDYLLFNFNDYPSGMVTLFNLLVMGNWQAWMESYMQLTGSSWSLIYFVSFYLISVLLLLNLIVAFVLEAFFAEMELEKDGEADIQDSTLEGRSRRRAVRVRSKGTMVDILLHHMLSNELDGSQNCDQ from the exons GCAGAAGATGGTGTTGGTATCCCTGAGGATGTCTTGAATGACACAAGGTTTGAGAGGGCTATGAGATTCTATTTTGTGTATCTCCGGTTGGATTGGCTGTGGTCACTTAACCTATTTGCTTTGATTCTCTTGAATTTTCTTGAG AAGCCTCTCTGGTGCCGAGGATATGCTCAACATGCTTGTGATCAAAGGGATCTTTACTTTCTTGGGGAATTGCCATACTTAAACAAAACTGAATCTCTTATATATGAG GGGCTTACACTTGTTATTCTTGTAATGGATATCTTCTATCCACTGTCGTATGAAGGTTTAAATATATTCTGGAAGAAcactattaataaattaaag gttcttcttctcttcatcTTAGCATGTGACATACTGTTGTTTGCATTTAGTCCTCAACCTTTCAGAGTAGCTCCCTACATCCGTGTCTTGTTTCTAATAATGACTATCAG GGAACTGCGAATGTGTGCTGTTACACTGGTTGGTATGGTTGGAACATATCTTAATGTTTTG GCCCTTTCACTGCTGTTCCTTGTATTTGCAAGCTGGCTAGCTTACGTAACATTTGAGGACACACTGCAAGGAAAGACCCTTTTTTCTTCATATGGTGCCACACTATACCAGATGTTTGTTCTTTTCACCACCTCCAATAATCCTGATGTATGGGTTCCTGCTTATAA GAGCTCTCGTTGGTACTCGCTATTTTTTGTTGTCTACGTACTTTTGGGAGTTTACTTCCTAACAAATTTAATTCTCGCTGTCATTTATGATAGCTTTAAGGAACAG CTAGCAAAGCAAGTTTCTCAGGCAGACTTTATAAGGAAAAGCATACTAGAGAAGGCATTTGGTCTTATTGATGTCAAT GGTCAGGGTTATCTCAACAAAGAGCAGTGCCTATCATTACTAGATGAGCTCAACAAATACAG ATCCTTACCGAAAACTTCAAGGGaagattttgaattaatttttgcCGAGCTTGATCAGAGTGGTGATTTCAAG GTTACCTCTGAAGAATTTGCTACACTGTGCAATACAATTGCAATAAAATTCCAGAAAGAACCACCG CCATCCTGTCTCGAGAAGTATCCTTCTTTCTATCATTCAGAACTTTGTGAACGGTTGAAATCTTTTGTGAGGAGCAGACTGTTTGAGtatattgttgtttttgttcttctgATGAACCTAGTCGCTGTCATTATTGAAACAACG CTTGATATACAAAACAGCTCCTCACAGAAAGCGTGGCAAGAAGTTGAGTTTGTCTTTG GATGGATTTATGTTATAGAGATGGCActcaaaattttttcattAGGATTTGGTGCTTATTGGATGGAAGGTCAAAACAAGTTTGATTTTGTGATTACTTGGACTATAT TTATTGGAGAGGCTCTAACATTTGGCTTCCCATCAaagctttcttttctttcaaatgGGGAATG GATTCGGTACCTTCTTCTTGGAAGGATGCTACGCTTAACAAGAATTCTGTTGCAAGTCCAGCGTTTCAGAGCTTTTGTTGCGACATTCTTTACTCTGATGTCTAGCTTGATGCCATATTTGGGGATTGTATTCTGCACCCTTTGCATTTACTGCTCCCTTGGTTTGCAG ATATTTGGGGGCATTGTGTATGCAGGAAACCCAACACTGGAAGGAACCGCTCTTTTCGATAATGA CTATCTTCTTTTTAACTTCAATGACTATCCAAGTGGTATGGTAACTCTGTTCAATTTGTTAGTCATGGGCAATTGGCAAGCATGGATGGAG aGCTACATGCAATTGACTGGAAGTTCTTGGAGTCTGATTTATTTTGTCAGCTTTTACCTCATTTCAGTATTACTTCTGCTTAATCTG aTTGTGGCATTTGTGTTGGAGGCATTTTTTGCTGAGATGGAATTGGAGAAAGATGGAGAAGCTGATATCCAG GATTCTACTTTGGAAGGAAGAAGCAGACGGCGAGCTGTGCg TGTGAGGTCAAAGGGCACCATGGTCGACATTCTTCTGCACCATATGTTGAGCAATGAACTTGATGGATCTCAAAACTGTGACCAGTAA